One Fusarium musae strain F31 chromosome 6, whole genome shotgun sequence DNA segment encodes these proteins:
- a CDS encoding hypothetical protein (EggNog:ENOG41~antiSMASH:Cluster_6.2), with protein MSLKPDDRSRKDRSRSRSRDRRSRSDVAPERPSYSDNREPSYIYPEDDLNDRYSRPGAPQASGALPYPEEGGIYPVIPGNSSQYSYDPQPPTYRTASPPRDSPYRSSHERVDSSLPGAFPDDRRREKDRYPYVQNAEPRAKEDEDKFSFLPQKYMRKLTGSSGNDKERDKDDDGLAYGKPPVPVRPKDSSDLAYGKATGAPSTASQVMTTYNPPPGAEDPYYAPQPPYGYSHRETASPSVDQYGSRKTREDARYDDAYGSSANVMTVEPRSRDDEKHRDRRRDRSSGPRGSSDRLTVDSSSRKREKSRDRSRSRRRDKSPSRDTLGVDKHHGYRSRSRDGHRSRSREKHRSRKDKSPQPPSERMSGLSINTGLTVGGLAAGGLAGASLANAPPSPMLESYYGTYQDCSPMPSPLLLASKHPNDDNRALEALSPLGSDNEGDSRRRSRRARFHDSEDITTQLAQALKGSRRPDTEPLIEILPSLTHDQVMKLRADYKALVKTGSERKGVNIAKHIRARLKDEDPLLMKACYSVALGMWESEAYWANFWYQGDKTRRELLIESLMGRTNGEIRYIKDAFTDKKYDNSLVKCMKEELKEDKFKKAVLLVLEERRMEEYDHYGRLVPIDYALVDQDVADLRRSVRSEKGGETAMINIIILRSDSHLRAILQEYERQHRSNFARDALKKSGNLVGELLAHILNGVINRPVRDALLIHHATSASRKDGLRRELLISRLVRYHWDPHHMRAVKQAFRERYGKAMRDAVRDATSGEWGEFCGELCIARMPDDVRKFDKVSYSVR; from the exons ATGTCTCTCAAGCCTGATGACCGGTCCCGCAAGGATCGATCTCGATCTCGATCTCGTGACCGCCGTTCAAGGAGTGATGTCGCACCTGAGCGCCCTTCCTACAGCGATAATCGCGAACCAAGTTACATCTATCCAGAGGATGATCTCAATGATCGCTATAGTCGCCCAGGCGCACCGCAAGCAAGCGGCGCTCTACCGTACCCCGAAGAGGGAGGAATCTATCCTGTGATTCCTGGGAACTCATCTCAGTACAGCTACGACCCTCAGCCGCCCACTTACCGAACCGCTTCTCCGCCAAGAGACTCGCCATATCGTTCCTCACACGAAAGGGTCGACAGCAGCCTGCCGGGAGCCTTCCCAGATGACCGCCGCCGCGAGAAAGATAGATACCCATACGTCCAGAATGCAGAGCCTCGTGCTaaggaagacgaggacaaATTTAGCTTCCTGCCCCAGAAGTACATGCGCAAGCTCACTGGATCTTCAGGCAACGACAAGGAGAGGGAcaaggatgacgatggcttGGCCTACGGAAAGCCTCCCGTGCCTGTGCGACCTAAAGACTCTTCGGACTTGGCTTACGGAAAGGCCACGGGAGCTCCGTCAACTGCTAGCCAGGTTATGACTACATATAACCCTCCCCCAGGTGCGGAAGACCCGTACTATGCGCCACAACCACCCTACGGATATTCTCATCGAGAAACTGCAAGCCCTTCCGTTGACCAGTATGGCTCACGCAAGACAAGGGAAGATGCACGATACGACGACGCCTACGGCTCGAGTGCCAATGTCATGACCGTTGAGCCTCGAAGCCGCGACGATGAGAAACACCGTGACCGACGCAGGGACAGGTCTTCCGGTCCCCGGGGTAGCTCAGACCGCTTGACTGTCGATTCAAGCAGTCGAAAGCGCGAGAAGTCACGCGATAGATCGCGATCCCGCCGAAGAGATAAGTCGCCTTCACGAGATACTCTGGGAGTAGACAAACACCACGGGTATAGATCACGATCAAGGGACGGTCACAGATCGCGGTCTAGGGAAAAGCACCGAAGCCGAAAAGACAAGTCCCCTCAGCCTCCCAGTGAGAGAATGTCAggtctcagcatcaacacTGGGCTGACTGTGGGAGGCTTGGCCGCCGGCGGACTCGCTGGTGCATCCCTAGCCAATGCGCCTCCGTCACCCATGCTCGAGTCATACTATGGTACTTATCAGGACTGTTCGCCCATGCCGTCTCCTCTACTGCTCGCCTCAAAGCACCCAAATGACGACAATAGAGCTCTTGAGGCGCTTTCTCCGTTGGGTTCTGATAATGAGGGCGATAGCAGACGCCGTAGCCGACGTGCCCGCTTCCATGACTCGGAAGATATCACCACTCAACTTGCACAGGCCCTCAAGGGAAGCCGCCGTCCCGACACCGAGCCGCTCATTGAAATCCTACCAAGTTTGACGCATGATCAAGTGATGAAGCTTCGTGCGGACTACAAGGCACTTGTCAAGACGGGTTCTGAGCGCAAAGGTGTGAACATCGCCAAGCATATTCGTGCTCGTctcaaagatgaagatcCGCTATTGATGAAGGCCTGCTACTCCGTTGCTCTCGGCATGTGGGAGAGCGAGGCATACTGGGCCAATTTCTGGTACCAGGGTGACAAGACTCGCAGGGAGCTTCTCATTGAGTCTCTTATGGGACGCACCAACGGTGAAATACGTTACATCAAGGATGCATTCACAGACAAGAAATATGACAACAGCCTCGTCAAGTGTATGAAGGAAGAACTCAAGGAAGACAAGTTCAAAAAAGCTGTTCTCCTTGTTCTAGAAGAGCGGCGCATGGAGGAATACGATCATTATGGTCGACTTGTCCCAATTGACTATGCTCTCGTCGACCAGGACGTCGCTGACTTGCGTCGCTCTGTGAGGTCTGAAAAGGGTGGCGAGACGGCGATGATCAACATCATTATACTTCGAAGCGACTCTCACCTACGCGCCATTCTGCAGGAATATGAGCGACAGCATCGCTCCAACTTTGCTCGCGACGCTCTCAAGAAGAGCGGAAATCTTGTG GGTGAACTCCTAGCCCACATTCTCAATGGTGTTATCAATCGTCCTGTTCGTGATGCCCTCCTCATCCATCACGCCACATCAGCGTCCCGTAAAGATGGCCTACGCCGCGAGCTACTCATCTCGCGTCTTGTTCGATACCACTGGGATCCACACCACATGCGCGCTGTGAAGCAAGCCTTCCGGGAGCGCTACGGCAAGGCCATGAGAGACGCCGTTCGCGATGCAACGAGCGGTGAATGGGGCGAATTCTGTGGTGAATTGTGCATTGCACGTATGCCAGACGACGTCAGAAAATTTGACAAAGTCAGCTATAGTGTAAGATGA
- a CDS encoding hypothetical protein (EggNog:ENOG41~antiSMASH:Cluster_6.2), protein MKQRFSSLDVKIIAHELQERLVTLRLSNIYDLSSKILLLKFAKPDNKKQLVIDTGFRCHLTKFARTTAAAPSAFVARLRKFLKTRRLTSVRQVGTDRVLEFEFSDGQYRLFLEFFASGNIILTDADLKILALARTVSEGEGQEPQRVGLQYSLENRQNFGGIPPLTKERVQDALKTAVGKAAAATASAKKQKGKPGGDLRKSLAVSITELPPVLVDHCLHANNFDTTIKPDEILANETLLTDLVKSLQEARQSVEELTSSEACTGYIFAKRRERTEGAEASDESKTQRDNLLYEDFHPFVPYKLKKDPAIEVLEFTGYNETVDEFFSSLEGQRLESRLSEREAAAKRKLEAARNEQSKRIEGLQEAQALNFRKAAAIEANAERVQEAMDAVNGLLGQGMDWVDVGKLVEREKKRHNPVAEIIKLPLNLAENLITLELAEEEFEPEEDDPYETDDDSALGDDEGTSTAKAKPANKALSVEINLGLSPWSNAREYFDQRKTAAVKEEKTQQQASRALKNAEQKITEDLKKGLKQEKALLQPIRKPMWFEKFIWFISSDGYLVIGGKDAQQNEMIYKKYLRKGDVYCHADLHGASSVIIKNNPKTPDAPIPPATLSQAGSLAVCSSNAWDSKAGMSAWWVNADQVSKSAPTGEFLPAGSFMVRGKKNFLPPAQLLLGLGVAFKISEESKAKHVKHRLHDANSTGGDEASPAATSQPADRADDLSEPEGEQSAEPSDNESEDEQQDEESRDNPLQAFGKDEDRNDEVEQAEEGLSDLKIADDTADGVHSQEVAELDENETVGIEAEEGENDESADKPVDTRPKNNNPSSSKKAPPKRGQRGKAKKIASKYKHQDEEDRAAAEALIGATVGQKKAEAEAKAKADRELELAAAKERRRAQHQREQKETAEHEEIRRVMMEEGVDILDEDEASQMTLLDSIIGTPLPGDEILEIIPVCAPWNALGRYKYKAKLQPGATKKGKAVKEVLDRWKAASNKKGVVDETARDTERMWPREVELIKALKPEETFNVVPVGKVRVMMAGGTGGNAAGGGGGSKKGSGGKGKGGRGGKGSKRS, encoded by the exons ATGAAGCAAAGGTTCTCTTCTTTGGATGTTAAA ATCATTGCGCATGAGCTCCAGGAACGACTGGTGACTCTTCGACTCTCCAACATATACGATCTCTCGTCCAAGATTCTCCTGCTCAAGTTTGCGAAACCagacaacaagaagcaaCTTGTCATCGACACGGGCTTCCGCTGCCACTTGACGAAATTCGCGCGTACAACTGCTGCGGCCCCTTCCGCTTTTGTTGCACGTTTAAGAAAGTTTCTCAAGACTAGACGGTTGACGTCAGTTAGACAAGTGGGCACCGATCGAGTACTCGAATTCGAGTTTAGTGATGGCCAATACAGATTATTCTTGGAGTTTTTTGCT AGTGGTAACATTATTCTCACGGATGCCGACTTGAAGATCCTTGCCCTCGCAAGAACTGTTTCAGAAGGTGAAGGTCAAGAACCTCAGCGAGTCGGCCTACAATATTCCCTGGAGAACAGGCAGAACTTTGGCGGAATACCTCCTTTGACAAAAGAAAGGGTGCAAGATGCCCTAAAGACTGCCGTGGGAAAAGCTGCTGCCGCTACTGCATCtgcaaagaagcagaagggCAAGCCTGGTGGTGACCTGAGAAAGAGTTTGGCTGTATCAATTACAGAATTACCTCCAGTGCTTGTGGACCACTGCCTACACGCAAATAATTTCGACACCACTATCAAGCCTGATGAAATACTGGCTAATGAAACGCTGCTGACTGATTTAGTTAAGTCACTTCAAGAGGCCAGGCAAAGTGTGGAAGAGCTCACCAGCTCAGAAGCATGCACTGGCTACATATTCGCGAAACGTCGGGAAAGGACTGAGGGAGCAGAGGCTAGTGACGAATCCAAGACGCAGCGCGACAATCTTCTATACGAAGATTTTCATCCGTTTGTTCCCTACAAACTCAAAAAGGATCCCGCCATTGAGGTCCTTGAATTTACAGGATATAATGAGACAGTTGACGAATTTTTCTCATCTTTAGAGGGCCAGAGACTGGAGTCCCGACTTAGCGAGCGGGAAGCGGCCGCGAAGCGGAAGTTGGAGGCCGCGCGAAATGAACAGAGCAAACGGATCGAAGGgcttcaagaagcccaagccctcAACTTTCGTAAAGCTGCCGCCATTGAAGCGAACGCCGAACGAGTTCAAGAAGCTATGGATGCTGTCAATGGATTACTCGGCCAAGGAATGGACTGGGTAGACGTCGGCAAATTGGTGGAACGCGAGAAAAAACGGCATAACCCTGTTGCCGAGATTATCAAACTACCTCTGAACCTTGCCGAGAATCTCATTACGCTTGAGCTGGCCGAGGAAGAATTTGAGCCAGAGGAAGACGACCCCTACGAAACGGACGACGACAGCGcccttggtgatgatgaaggtaCATCGACAGCAAAGGCAAAACCGGCCAACAAAGCCCTAAGTGTGGAAATCAACCTTGGACTCAGCCCTTGGAGCAATGCTCGAGAGTATTTTGACCAGCGGAAGACGGCGGCCGTAAAGGAGGAAAAGACCCAGCAACAGGCCTCGAGAGCCCTGAAGAATGCAGAGCAAAAAATTACTGAGGATCTCAAAAAAGGGCTGAAACAAGAAAAGGCGCTGCTTCAACCGATCCGCAAACCAATGTGGTTTGAGAAATTCATTTGGTTTATCTCATCCGATGGATATCTTGTGATCGGAGGCAAAGATGCCCAGCAAAATGAGATGATTTACAAGAAGTATCTCCGGAAAGGCGATGTATACTGTCACGCAGATTTACATGGGGCATCGAGCGTTATTATCAAGAATAACCCAAAAACTCCCGATGCGCCCATTCCCCCAGCGACCCTGTCTCAGGCCGGATCACTGGCTGTATGCTCGTCAAATGCTTGGGACTCGAAAGCGGGCATGTCTGCATGGTGGGTAAACGCTGATCAAGTTTCCAAATCTGCACCGACAGGCGAATTTCTACCAGCAGGAAGTTTCATGGTCCGGGGAAAGAAGAATTTTCTACCTCCAGCTCAACTTTTACTCGGTCTAGGTGTTGCATTTAAGATCAGCGAGGAGAGCAAAGCCAAACATGTTAAGCATCGCCTGCACGATGCCAACTCTACCGGTGGCGATGAAGCTTCGCCAGCAGCGACGTCGCAACCAGCAGACAGGGCAGACGATCTGAGCGAACCTGAAGGAGAACAATCAGCCGAACCATCCGACAATGAATCCGAAGATGAACAGCAAGACGAAGAGTCGCGTGACAACCCTCTTCAGGCCTTCGGCAAGGATGAAGACCGCAACGACGAGGTTGAACAGGCCGAAGAAGGCTTGTCTGATCTCAAGATCGCGGATGACACAGCCGACGGGGTTCATAGCCAAGAAGTGGCGGAACTAGATGAAAATGAAACAGTGGGAATAGAAGCAGAAGAGGGCGAAAATGACGAGTCAGCTGACAAGCCAGTTGACACAAGGCCGAAGAATAACAACCCCAGCTCTTCGAAGAAAGCACCCCCCAAGCGAGGCCAGAGGggcaaggcaaagaagaTCGCTTCAAAGTATAAGCaccaagatgaggaagatcgaGCTGCCGCAGAAGCTTTGATTGGAGCAACAGTTGGACAAAAGAAGGCTGAAGCCGAGGCAAAAGCTAAGGCGGACCGTGAGCTCGAGCTCGCTGCTGCTAAAGAGCGACGCCGCGCGCAGCACCAGCGAGAGCAGAAAGAGACGGCCGAACACGAGGAGATTCGACGTGTTATGATGGAGGAAGGTGTGGACATtcttgatgaggacgaaGCCAGCCAGATGACTTTGCTTGACTCCATTATTGGTACGCCTCTTCCTGGAGATGAGATCCTTGAGATCATTCCTGTTTGTGCCCCTTGGAACGCTCTCGGACGCTACAAGTACAAAGCAAAGTTGCAACCCGGTGCGACTAAGAAGGGCAAAGCTGTTAAAGAGGTTCTCGATCGTTGGAAGGCAGCTTCTAATAAGAAGGGTGTTGTTGACGAAACCGCTCGCGATACTGAAAGGATGTGGCCCCGTGAAGTTGAGCTTATCAAGGCGCTCAAGCCTGAAGAGACATTCAACGTCGTACCGGTCGGGAAAGTGAGGGTTATGATGGCGGGTGGTACTGGCGGAAATGCCGCTGGAGGCGGAGGTGGTAGCAAGAAGGGTTCGGGCGGAAAAGGGAAgggtggaagaggaggcaaAGGGTCAAAGAGATCATAA
- a CDS encoding hypothetical protein (EggNog:ENOG41~antiSMASH:Cluster_6.2), which yields MYATAPTTSAWLGTQFAFASHPWPTSALEPSGLSKAVEPEPPSQYRPSQYQPPSQYQTSHTHVEVDTHRHPYYSTPIDLAEREYRQRYRPAQAFSTEDPTSHSHSHSHSHHQTQDNFQANNYTVEGRPTPQFYSSEKTEINNFTVDGRSSRPQYNQTEKTEFNNFTVDGRSSRPQYTSEKTEINNFTVDGRSSQPQYRDTKTTQVNNFTVDTPVARPSNKKDVRFTEEIVETTKVDNNKSKMGYYDDDGQYNSFRAGAHKLGDRIAHGGRRDIEIDIHEGPRPSADCLLNTVSIPCHHIRLGDFLMLQGRPCQVIRISTSSATGQYRYLGVDLFTKQLHEESSFISNPAPSVVVQSMLGPVFKQYRVLDMQEGSIVAMTETGDVKQGLPVIDQSNLYARLSSAFESGRGSVRVLVLNDGARELAVDMKVIHGSRL from the exons ATGTACGCTACCGCGCCAACCACCTCAGCTTGGCTGGGTACCCAatttgcttttgcttcacACCCCTGGCCCACTAGTGCGCTTGAGCCTTCTGGCCTGAGCAAGGCGGTGGA ACCTGAACCTCCCTCTCAATACCGACCCTCTCAGTACCAACCACCCTCCCAATACCAAACTTCTCACACTCACGTAGAGGTCGACACCCACCGTCATCCCTACTACTCCACCCCCATCGATCTCGCTGAACGTGAATACCGCCAGCGTTACCGCCCTGCCCAAGCCTTTTCCACTGAAGACCCTACTTCCCACTCTCACTCCCACTCCCACTCTCACCACCAAACTCAAGACAACTTCCAAGCCAACAACTACACCGTTGAAGGCCGACCGACTCCCCAATTCTATTCCTCCGAGAAGACTGAAATCAACAACTTCACCGTTGACGGACGCTCCTCCCGCCCTCAGTACAACCAGACCGAGAAGACCGAGTTTAACAACTTCACTGTTGACGGCCGTTCTTCCCGACCTCAATACACTTCTGAGAAGACTGAAATCAACAACTTCACTGTTGACGGCCGCTCTTCCCAGCCCCAGTACCGCGATACCAAGACAACTCAGGTCAACAACTTCACCGTTGACACACCTGTTGCTCGTCCATCTAACAAGAAGGACGTGAGATTCACTGAAGAAATCGTCGAAACTACAAAGGTCGACAAcaacaagtccaagatgGGTTACTACGACGACGACG GTCAATACAACTCTTTCCGCGCCGGTGCTCACAAGCTCGGTGATCGCATCGCCCATGGAGGTCGTCGCGATATTGAGATTGACATTCACGAGGGTCCCCGTCCCTCTGCTGACTGCCTTCTCAACACCGTCAGCATCCCCTGCCACCACATCCGCCTGGGTGACTTCTTGATGCTTCAGGGCCGCCCCTGCCAGGTCATCCGCATCTCTACCTCCTCTGCCACCGGTCAGTACCGCTACCTTGGTGTCGATCTCTTCACCAAGCAGCTTCACGAGGAGTCCTCTTTCATCTCCAACCCTGCCCCCAGCGTTGTCGTTCAGTCCATGCTCGGCCCTGTCTTCAAGCAGTACCGTGTCCTCGACATGCAGGAGGGTTCAATCGTTGCCATGACCGAGACTGGTGACGTCAAGCAGGGTCTCCCTGTCATTGACCAGTCCAACCTCTACGCCCGCCTCAGCAGCGCTTTCGAGTCTGGCCGTGGTTCCGTCCGTGTCCTCGTTCTTAACGACGGTGCTCGTGAGCTCGCCGTTGACATGAAGGTCATCCACGGCTCTCGCCTGTAA
- a CDS encoding hypothetical protein (MEROPS:MER0000727), which produces MGAQPSKPTLHEKAVMERLRSLQLQEDGEYVEISSDAEKRVVGPLTREAQGLSVHVLESWQSAILKDPKNKLALTALSSANPRQVLTSLPTEIADQQIYNVKIPFEGDPITNQRSSGRCWLFASTNVFRVAIMKRYNLESFELSQQYLFFWDKLEKANWFLEQIIDTAGEDLEGRLVQTLLGDIVSDGGQWDMVYNLVEKYGLVPQTLYPDTWNAQSSGILNSVIKTKLREFALKLRGLINSKSGVTATALSSAKDKMLREISLIMTLLLGPPPSSEENFTWQYNDKNGKSHQLKTTPKEFAKNIYSSDFRITSSTIESMISLVDDPRHEPLSLLSVSRLGNIVGGRGVSYVNVDIDTLKETCIKMLKAGLPIFFGSDVGKFSDSKSGIMDLDLIDYELGFNTSLLGMSKAQRLTTQESQMTHAMVLTAVHLDEETGKPVRWRVQNSWGTAAGDKGWFVMSDAWLDQFVYQAVVDPRFCSKEVRDVLKKEAIVLPPWDPMGALA; this is translated from the exons ATGGGTGCTCAGCCATCAAAGCCAACACTCCACGAGAAGGCTGTCATGGAGCGTCTTCGTAGTCTCCAACTCCAGGAGGATGGCGAATACGTCGAAATTAGCAGCGACGCTGAGAAGCGTGTTGTCGGGCCTTTGACTCGCGAGGCTCAAGGTCTATCTGTCCATGTCCTCGAGTCCTGGCAGTCTGCTATCCTCAAAGATCCCAAGAACAA ACTCGCACTCACGGCACTGAGCTCAGCAAACCCGAGACAGGTGCTCACTTCACTACCGACCGAAATAGCAGACCAGCAGATCTATAATGTCAAGATCCCATTCGAGGGAGATCCGATCACGAATCAGCGCTCAAGCGGCCGCTGCTGGTTGTTTGCCTCCACAAACGTGTTCCGAGTTGCCATTATGAAGCGATATAATCTCGAAAGCTTTGAGCTCTCACAGCagtatctcttcttctgggatAAGCTTGAAAAGGCGAACTGGTTCCTGGAACAGATCATCGACACCGCAGGAGAGGATCTCGAAGGACGTCTCGTTCAAACCCTACTGGGCGACATCGTTTCTGATGGTGGTCAGTGGGACATGGTCTATAACCTTGTCGAGAAGTATGGCCTAGTACCACAGACCCTCTACCCTGATACATGGAATGCCCAGAGCTCCGGCATTCTTAATAGTgtcatcaagaccaagcttcGTGAATTCGCACTCAAGCTACGGGGCCTGATTAACTCCAAGAGCGGTGTTACAGCTACCGCACTCTCGTCGGCGAAAGACAAAATGCTTCGTGAGATTTCTCTCATCATGACTCTTCTCCTTGgaccaccaccaagctcCGAGGAAAACTTCACTTGGCAGTACAACGACAAGAATGGCAAGTCACACCAGCTCAAGACTACACCTAAAGAGTTTGCCAAGAACATATACAGTTCCGATTTCCGCATCACTTCTAGCACCATCGAGAGCATGATCTCACTTGTGGATGATCCTCGGCACGAGCCgctctctctcctctctgtTTCACGACTTGGTAACATCGTGGGTGGACGTGGCGTGAGTTACGTGAACGTTGATATCGACACACTCAAGGAGACGTGCATAAAGATGCTCAAGGCTGGTCTCCCTATCTTCTTTGGTAGCGACGTCGGTAAGTTCTCCGACTCCAAGTCGGGTATCATGGACCTCGATCTCATCGACTACGAACTTGGCTTCAACACTAGCTTGCTCGGCATGAGCAAAGCACAGCGATTGACAACACAAGAGAGTCAGATGACCCACGCTATGGTGTTGACTGCAGTTCATCTCGACGAGGAGACGGGCAAGCCTGTTCGCTGGAGAGTGCAGAACAGTTGGGGCACTGCGGCTGGTGATAAAGGATGGTTTGTCATGAGTGATGCTTGGCTCGACCAGTTTGTTTATCAGGCCGTTGTAGACCCTCGCTTCTGTAGCAAGGAGGTTCGCGATGTGCTCAAGAAGGAAGCGATTGTTCTCCCGCCATGGGATCCTATGGGCGCCCTGGCCTGA
- the GUA1 gene encoding GMP synthase (glutamine-hydrolyzing) (MEROPS:MER0045886) has translation MLPCTQKLKDLSWKPVGIILSGGPSSVYSPDAPNVDPLVFELGVPVLGVCYGCQLIAWRVNPNNVAPGVAREYGETSMAIRRVGNHADRLFEGLGDSLNVVMSHFDKLVHLPDGFKTIATTKNSEFAGIAHDSQPVFGIQFHPEISHTERGTDIIANFALKICGARADWKMDNFSEREIVRIRQLVGDKAQVIGAVSGGVDSTVAAKLLTEAIGDRFKSILVDTGLMRLNECEQVKETLDKHLGINLTVVDGSDLFFSRLAGVTEPEAKRKIIGETCKVIDLFEIEALRIEKEAENTPFAGKVEWFLQGTLYADIVESLSFKGAASSTIKSHHNAGGLPARMQNGEAHLKLLEPLRELFKDEVRAFGRQLQIHEELIGRHPFPGPGLGIRIIGEVTRERVEIVRKADHIFISMIREAGIYDEVRRDHLSSVTQAYAALDTNRAVGVQGDARAYGYICVLRAVTSLDMMSAEPYEFEWSLLKAISRRIVNEVDGIARVVYDTTSKPPGTIELE, from the exons ATGCTGCCATGTActcagaagctcaaggatctTTCCTGGAAACCCGTTGGAATCATCCTTAGTGGGGGTCCCTCAAGCGTGTATTCTCCCGATGCACCAAACGTGGATCCGCTCGTGTTCGAGCTCGGTGTTCCTGTGTT GGGAGTTTGCTATGGCTGTCAACTAATTG CATGGCGAGTAAACCCAAACAATGTGGCACCTGGCGTGGCCCGTGAATACGGAGAGACTTCTATGGCCATCCGTAGAGTCGGTAACCATGCTGACCGTCTCTTCGAGGGATTGGGAGACTCTTTAAATG TTGTAATGAGCCACTTCGACAAGCTCGTTCATCTACCCGATGGTTTCAAGACCATCGCCACTACCAAGAACAGCGAGTTTGCTGGCATTGCCCATGATTCTCAGCCCGTCTTTG GCATCCAATTCCACCCTGAAATCTCTCATACAGAGCGTGGAACGGACATAATCGCCAACTTCGCTCTCAAGATTTGTGGTGCCCGAGCGGACTGGAAGATGGACAACTTCTCAGAGCGAGAAATTGTTCGAATTCGACAGCTGGTTGGCGACAAGGCACAAGTT ATTGGAGCTGTTTCCGGAGGTGTTGATAGTACTGTGGC GGCTAAATTATTGACGGAAGCAATTGGAGACCGCTTCAAGAGCATTCTAGTGGACACCG GTCTGATGCGTCTGAATGAGTGCGAACAGGTCAAGGAGACCCTGGACAAGCACCTGGGAATTAACCTGACTGTGGTGGACGGATctgatctcttcttcagccgtCTTGCAGGAGTCACGGAGCCAGAAGCCAAGAGGAAGATTATCGGAGAGACTT GCAAAGTTATCGATCTCTTTGAAATCGAGGCACTCCG TATCGAGAAGGAAGCAGAAAACACACCGTTTGCCGGAAAGGTTGAATGGTTCCTTCAGGGAACACTCTATG CGGACATTGTGGAAAGTTTGAGTTTCAAGGGAGCCGCCAGTTCCACCATCAAAT CTCACCATAATGCGGGAGGACTTCCTGCTCGCATGCAAAACGGC GAGGCACACCTCAAACTCCTTGAGCCGCTCCGAGAACT TTTCAAGGACGAAGTGCGGGCTTTCGGACGCCAACTGCAGATTCACGAGGAGCTCATTGGAAGACACCCTTTCCCTGGTCCTGGTTTGGGCATCAGAATCATCGGCGAAGTCACCCGCGAGCGTGTCGAAATTGTGCGCAAGGCGGATcatatcttcatctccatgaTCCGTGAGGCTGGAATTTATGACGAGGTTCGACGCGACCACCTGTCGTCT GTCACCCAAGCCTACGCTGCACTTGACACAAACAGAG CCGTCGGAGTGCAGGGTGATGCCAGAGCGTATGGCTACATCTGCGTTCTGCGAGCCGTGACCAGCTTGGATATGATGAGCGCCGAGCCCTACGAGTTCGAGTGGAGTCTTCTCAAGGCTATTAGCAGACGCATTGTGAACGAAGTCGATGGCATTGCGAGGGTGGTATACGACACCACGTCTAAGCCTCCAG GAACGATTGAATTGGAGTGA